A window of the Bufo gargarizans isolate SCDJY-AF-19 chromosome 1, ASM1485885v1, whole genome shotgun sequence genome harbors these coding sequences:
- the LOC122938795 gene encoding uncharacterized protein LOC122938795 → MKMSSPEKRPSLVHLQRLRTPALIVLLLFVETLLGLRFECPELEETGIVYCLLYLFLPASFLVISNLLLRSRRTSSASLPPPDAHIMYLIIELGKAPLIWVFIILLNREFLSCLFRNVHTVIQRRLFPSLQICGLVLLVLCVTLDYYSPRFPFLQKHLQYYNRRRHEELVLREIEVVVQEAADEKRKAYAQSMISPHLGELNPEDPGMPDVMLHLIQQYQAKVQQGSAGERRAEPTEQVGQSEGPLQTL, encoded by the exons ATGAAGATGTCTTCTCCCGAGAAGAGACCGAGCcttgtccatctgcagaggcttcGCACCCCGGCTCTGATTGTCCTGCTGCTCTTCGTGGAGACGCTGCTGGGGTTGAGGTTCGAGTGTCCTGAGTTAGAAGAAACGGGGATCGTCTACTGCCTCCTGTATTTATTCCTGCCGGCATCTTTCTTAGTTATTTCTAATTTACTGCTCAGATCAAGAAGAACTTCCAGTGCATCTCTACCACCACCGGATGCCCATATTATGTATCTCATCATAGAACTCGGGAAAGCTCCTCTGATCTGGGTCTTCATCATTCTGCTCAATCGGGAGTTTCTCTCCTGCCTCTTTAGAAATGTGCACACTGTTATACAACGTCGGCTCTTCCCTTCCTTACAG ATTTGTGGCCTTGTGCTCCTGGTTCTGTGCGTGACGCTGGATTATTATTCACCGCGCTTCCCCTTTCTACAGAAGCACCTGCAGTACTATAATCGCAGGCGGCACGAGGAGCTCGTCCTGCGGGAGATTGAGGTTGTCGTCCAGGAGGCGGCCGATGAGAAGAGGAAGGCTTATGCTCAGTCTATGATCAGTCCACATCTGGGTGAATTAAACCCTGAAGACCCAGGGATGCCGGATGTGATGTTACACCTCATACAGCAATATCAGGCCAAGGTGCAGCAGGGATCGGCAGGCGAGAGGAGGGCGGAGCCTACAGAGCAAGTGGGGCAAAGTGAGGGTCCGCTGCAGACCCTGTAG